In a genomic window of Streptomyces sp. SJL17-4:
- a CDS encoding serine/threonine-protein kinase, translating into MPQQVIAGRYELLEELSHGGMGDVWRGYDAVLDRPVAVKLIRPQAVTSPQMADELAKRFRREARITARIQHPGVPQVYDAVLDDTHERLFLVMELVEGVPLSAYVDPARPLPVSWAVAVAAQVATVLSHAHEVPVIHRDLKPGNVLVARDGTVKVLDFGIAAILRTDATKLTATGSPIGTSQYMAPEQVRGGRVTPRTDLYALGCVLHELLAGRALFQADSEFALMYQHVSAAPTPLRQLRPEVPAALEDLVVHLLRKAPEARPADVQEVYERLRPFLPQAGQEPAPGESGPAGAPDPTGLFRHPYAPRSRPRPVAAQALPGEPAPAPVPVPVPDGLRADIKEAYAHSDALLEEERFAQAAEVLSEVIEPAARALGTDNRQVLDLRTQRAAIRLLGGDYRAALPEFNALADAYGRIAGPTSARARACRAQAARCRAELGQVTEALTALESVLAVVRSVDSDASEEALELRRDIGMLLLAQGRAADALIVLEPLHGDLNVVYGPADELTAEIGEALALIRLDLDGQAT; encoded by the coding sequence GTGCCGCAGCAGGTGATCGCCGGACGTTACGAACTCCTGGAGGAGCTCAGCCACGGCGGCATGGGCGACGTCTGGCGCGGCTACGACGCCGTACTCGACCGGCCCGTCGCCGTGAAGCTCATCCGCCCCCAGGCCGTCACCTCGCCGCAGATGGCGGACGAGCTGGCCAAGCGGTTCCGGCGCGAGGCCCGGATCACGGCCCGTATCCAGCACCCCGGCGTGCCGCAGGTCTACGACGCCGTCCTCGACGACACCCACGAGCGGCTCTTCCTCGTCATGGAGCTGGTCGAGGGCGTCCCGCTGTCCGCCTACGTGGACCCGGCCCGGCCGCTGCCGGTGAGCTGGGCCGTGGCCGTGGCCGCGCAGGTGGCCACCGTGCTCTCCCACGCCCACGAGGTCCCGGTGATCCACCGGGACCTCAAGCCGGGCAACGTCCTCGTCGCCCGCGACGGGACCGTGAAGGTCCTGGACTTCGGTATCGCGGCCATCCTGCGCACCGACGCGACCAAGCTGACCGCGACCGGGAGCCCGATCGGGACGTCCCAGTACATGGCGCCCGAGCAGGTCCGCGGCGGACGTGTCACCCCGCGAACCGACCTGTACGCGCTCGGCTGCGTCCTGCACGAACTGCTCGCCGGGCGCGCCCTGTTCCAGGCGGACAGTGAGTTCGCGCTCATGTACCAGCACGTCAGCGCCGCCCCCACCCCGCTCCGGCAGCTGCGCCCCGAGGTCCCGGCCGCGCTGGAAGACCTCGTCGTGCACCTGCTCCGCAAGGCCCCGGAGGCGAGGCCCGCCGACGTCCAGGAGGTGTACGAGCGGCTGCGGCCCTTCCTCCCGCAGGCCGGCCAGGAACCGGCGCCCGGCGAGAGCGGCCCGGCCGGAGCGCCGGACCCGACCGGGCTGTTCCGCCACCCGTACGCGCCCCGCTCCCGCCCCCGGCCGGTGGCCGCCCAGGCGCTTCCCGGGGAGCCCGCCCCCGCGCCCGTGCCCGTGCCAGTACCGGACGGACTCAGGGCGGACATCAAGGAGGCGTACGCGCACTCCGACGCCCTCCTGGAAGAGGAGCGGTTCGCGCAGGCCGCGGAGGTGCTGAGCGAGGTCATCGAACCGGCCGCCCGCGCCCTCGGCACCGACAACCGGCAGGTGCTCGACCTGCGCACCCAGCGAGCGGCCATCCGACTCCTGGGCGGGGACTACCGTGCCGCCCTGCCCGAGTTCAACGCGCTCGCCGACGCGTACGGGCGCATCGCGGGACCCACGAGCGCGAGGGCCCGCGCCTGCCGTGCCCAGGCCGCCCGCTGCCGCGCCGAACTCGGTCAGGTGACGGAGGCGCTCACGGCACTGGAATCAGTGCTGGCCGTCGTCCGGTCCGTGGACAGCGATGCCAGCGAGGAAGCCCTCGAACTGCGCCGTGACATCGGCATGCTGCTGCTCGCCCAGGGCCGCGCGGCTGATGCCCTGATCGTCCTCGAACCGCTGCACGGCGACCTGAACGTCGTCTACGGGCCCGCGGACGAGCTGACCGCGGAGATCGGCGAGGCGCTGGCCCTCATACGGCTGGACCTCGACGGCCAGGCGACCTGA
- the manA gene encoding mannose-6-phosphate isomerase, class I, with the protein MDLLHNTLQPYDWGSRTLLPELMGLPPTGAPQAELWMGAHPAAPSRLFRGEALARLDRIVAEDPEGELGAVTLRRFGPRLPFLVKLLAADAPLSVQVHPDLAQAQAGFARENALGVPLDAVHRNYRDDQHKPEMIVALTPFRGLCGFRSPEDCAALLDSLRVPGLRPYIETLRTVPEPQALAQVFRAFFRPPADLLVSVAQALAVAAAGTAGAHIVAYDRIARAYPGDAGLLSALMLRYVELSPGEALFLGAGVPHAYLSGLGVEIMASSDNVLRCGLTSKHVDAEELSRTVRFGAPPTRVLSPREEGEGEEVYPAPVDDFRLSRYLLRAGDPRRCVTLDAPQIVLCTAGTMSLSSTKENVDIGPGQAVYVPAGAEAGLEGAGMAFRATTGTAERLG; encoded by the coding sequence ATGGACCTTCTCCACAACACCCTCCAGCCCTACGACTGGGGCTCCCGCACTCTGCTGCCGGAACTCATGGGCTTACCGCCCACCGGAGCGCCTCAGGCCGAGCTGTGGATGGGCGCCCATCCAGCTGCGCCCTCCCGGTTGTTCAGGGGCGAGGCCCTGGCACGGCTGGACCGGATTGTCGCTGAGGATCCGGAGGGCGAACTCGGCGCGGTCACCCTGCGCCGCTTCGGGCCCCGCCTCCCCTTCCTGGTCAAGCTCCTGGCCGCTGACGCGCCGCTCTCCGTGCAGGTGCACCCGGATCTCGCCCAAGCCCAGGCCGGATTCGCCCGGGAGAACGCGCTGGGCGTGCCCCTGGATGCGGTGCACCGCAACTACCGCGACGACCAGCACAAACCCGAGATGATCGTGGCTCTCACCCCGTTCCGAGGCCTTTGCGGCTTCCGGAGCCCTGAGGACTGCGCTGCTCTGCTCGACTCCCTGAGGGTGCCCGGGTTGCGGCCCTACATCGAGACCCTGCGCACTGTTCCCGAGCCGCAGGCACTCGCGCAGGTGTTCCGCGCCTTCTTCCGCCCGCCGGCGGACCTGCTCGTTTCCGTCGCCCAAGCGCTGGCCGTCGCGGCGGCAGGTACGGCCGGGGCTCACATCGTCGCCTACGATCGCATCGCTCGGGCGTATCCGGGCGACGCCGGACTTCTGTCCGCCCTCATGCTCCGCTATGTCGAGCTGAGCCCCGGTGAGGCTCTGTTCCTCGGAGCGGGAGTCCCCCACGCGTACCTCTCCGGGCTCGGGGTGGAGATCATGGCGAGCTCCGACAACGTCCTGCGGTGCGGGCTGACCTCCAAGCACGTCGACGCCGAAGAGCTGAGCCGGACTGTGCGCTTCGGCGCGCCGCCCACTCGCGTCCTGTCCCCTCGGGAGGAGGGAGAGGGTGAGGAAGTGTACCCGGCGCCGGTGGACGACTTCCGGCTGTCGCGGTACCTCCTCCGGGCCGGTGACCCGCGGCGGTGCGTGACGCTGGATGCCCCGCAGATCGTCCTGTGCACCGCCGGGACCATGAGCCTTTCCTCCACGAAGGAGAACGTCGACATCGGTCCCGGGCAGGCCGTGTACGTGCCGGCGGGCGCCGAGGCCGGACTGGAGGGCGCCGGCATGGCCTTTCGTGCCACGACGGGCACTGCCGAACGCCTCGGGTGA
- a CDS encoding UvrD-helicase domain-containing protein, with amino-acid sequence MPRLAFDIAFCAQLPKLQGTVRKGVFDAWEKFERLTLDQLFKDPGLKLESLKGARDPHIRTIRIDRGTRGVVLAPDSGDTYVLLRVLPHDEANAWAVKQKASINTVTRAVEIRDIAVLEELTPAYELFAPAAEQRLFARFSDGDLAALGIDGTTLRQARVLTSAEQLEAFAPFFPQDQREVLEYLAAGFTVEDVWREVVAVNLAAADSTEPVNPADYETAIRHTRTRIALVTGSEELREILDKPFAAWRVFLHPSQHKVAYRASYSGPAQVTGGPGTGKTVVALHRVRHLLGHLRDGDRILLTTYTNALVAALRVGLAELVDDVTLRDRVDIMTVDAFAGRVLSTSRRPLRADEEPARWQHAGRAAGFAGSPQFLAQEYRHVVLAQNLRTYEQYEAAERKGRGSALPAAARPPVWSAVEEFTARLASDGLRTYLGTCTEAGDLLERTGPRYRHVVVDEAQDLHPAQWRLLRATAPVRPDDLFIAGDPHQRIYDSKVSLKAVGIKVAGRSAKMRKNYRSTHEILSWSTALLVGRPFAELEDDVRHETLLGYRSALHGSGPETHAAGSPEAELTALVARVRGWLEDGIAPGDIGVSARFNQTCDQVAERLSAAGIPAQRLRADLSAPADAVSVGTMHSFKGLEYRCVAVIGVHDGAVPFPKAVTPVHVDRLQHEADLLAERCLLFVACTRARDGLYVSWVGEPSPFLPTTGV; translated from the coding sequence ATGCCCCGCCTCGCCTTCGACATCGCCTTCTGCGCCCAGCTCCCCAAACTCCAGGGCACGGTCCGCAAGGGGGTCTTCGATGCCTGGGAGAAGTTCGAAAGGCTCACCCTGGACCAGCTGTTCAAGGATCCTGGCCTGAAGCTGGAGTCGCTCAAAGGTGCCCGGGACCCGCACATCCGGACGATCCGGATCGACCGCGGCACCCGAGGGGTCGTGCTGGCACCCGACAGCGGGGACACGTACGTCCTGCTGCGCGTGCTGCCGCACGACGAGGCCAACGCCTGGGCCGTCAAACAGAAGGCGAGCATCAACACGGTCACCCGGGCCGTCGAGATCCGCGACATCGCCGTCCTGGAGGAGCTCACCCCCGCCTACGAGCTGTTCGCCCCCGCCGCCGAGCAGCGGCTCTTCGCCCGGTTCTCGGACGGAGACCTCGCGGCACTCGGCATCGACGGGACGACCCTGCGGCAGGCCCGGGTCCTGACCAGTGCGGAGCAGCTGGAGGCCTTCGCGCCGTTCTTCCCCCAGGACCAGCGGGAGGTACTGGAGTACCTGGCCGCCGGCTTCACCGTGGAGGACGTGTGGCGCGAGGTGGTCGCCGTCAACCTGGCGGCCGCCGACAGCACTGAGCCCGTGAACCCGGCCGACTACGAGACCGCGATCCGGCACACCCGCACCCGCATCGCGCTGGTCACCGGGTCCGAGGAGCTCCGCGAGATCCTCGACAAGCCCTTCGCCGCCTGGAGGGTCTTCCTGCACCCGTCCCAGCACAAGGTGGCCTACCGGGCCTCCTACTCCGGCCCGGCCCAGGTCACCGGAGGTCCCGGCACGGGCAAGACGGTCGTCGCCCTGCACCGCGTACGCCACCTGCTCGGCCACCTGCGTGACGGCGACCGCATCCTGCTCACCACCTACACCAACGCACTGGTGGCCGCCCTGCGTGTGGGCCTCGCCGAGCTCGTCGACGACGTGACGCTCCGGGACCGGGTGGACATCATGACCGTCGACGCGTTCGCCGGGCGGGTGCTGTCCACGTCGCGCCGGCCCCTGCGCGCCGACGAGGAGCCGGCCCGCTGGCAGCATGCCGGCCGGGCCGCGGGTTTCGCCGGGAGCCCGCAGTTCCTCGCCCAGGAGTACAGACACGTCGTACTCGCCCAGAACCTGCGCACGTACGAGCAGTACGAAGCCGCCGAGCGCAAAGGGCGGGGCAGCGCGCTGCCCGCCGCGGCCCGGCCGCCCGTGTGGAGCGCCGTCGAGGAGTTCACCGCCCGGCTGGCCTCCGACGGGCTGCGGACCTACCTCGGCACCTGCACGGAGGCCGGGGACCTGCTGGAGCGGACCGGACCACGCTACCGGCACGTCGTCGTCGACGAGGCCCAGGACCTGCACCCCGCCCAGTGGCGCCTCCTGCGCGCGACCGCCCCGGTGCGCCCGGACGACCTGTTCATCGCGGGCGACCCGCACCAGCGGATCTACGACAGCAAGGTCTCCCTGAAGGCGGTCGGGATCAAAGTCGCGGGGCGGTCGGCGAAGATGCGCAAGAACTACCGCTCCACACACGAGATCCTGAGCTGGTCCACCGCACTCCTCGTCGGACGCCCCTTCGCGGAGCTTGAGGACGACGTCCGCCACGAAACCCTGCTCGGCTACCGTTCGGCCTTGCACGGGAGCGGCCCCGAGACCCACGCGGCCGGTTCCCCGGAGGCGGAGTTGACAGCGCTCGTCGCGCGCGTCCGCGGTTGGCTGGAGGACGGCATCGCCCCCGGTGACATCGGCGTGAGCGCCCGCTTCAACCAGACCTGCGACCAGGTGGCGGAGCGCCTGTCCGCGGCCGGCATCCCCGCTCAGCGCCTGCGGGCGGACCTGTCGGCGCCGGCCGACGCGGTGAGCGTCGGCACCATGCACTCCTTCAAGGGCCTGGAGTACCGGTGCGTCGCGGTGATCGGTGTCCATGACGGCGCCGTGCCGTTTCCCAAGGCGGTGACGCCCGTGCACGTCGACCGTCTCCAGCACGAGGCCGACCTGCTGGCGGAACGCTGCCTGCTGTTCGTCGCCTGCACCCGCGCCCGCGACGGTCTGTACGTGTCTTGGGTAGGGGAGCCCAGCCCTTTCCTGCCGACGACCGGAGTGTGA
- a CDS encoding AIPR family protein: MSGKKAGDGGDSVALQVRQVEQALRTVYVDGGLLHVSDLEDKSPQEREPRLLSRALTAQAVRMVTGFSPQEAADTVIDGIADQGIDAIAVVDGPDPHVYLVQAKWSQYGKAKSEREAVLELLAGLRLIDDEDFAPFNPRGRRLAEQAKAVMSRGPVPVTQVVVLMRTDEVIEGFRQALINGEKEFNRFGDLLDHEIILAPDVWASVRKDLAPKPVELDAVLFPWFGVNAPYESYQGVVAAEIVAEWAEHGSHLFNLNIRNPLGRTSINNELIETLTQEPAHFLYFNNGITVLCESVEKTYQSMRTPHTYPLALKLHNASVVNGAQTVRSVADAVAADDGAASAQVPVRIIVTGKSVDFAKRTTQATNRQNRVEPRDFIALDPVQAAILEEMRAELGLDYSVRRGELDPPEDTGCSVVEAACALACAHPNSQYAARMATTLDVLWERGSQGIYDVLFRPQPGVYLLWNGVQILRAVRRALHTLRPRYEGRGAALVEHGPYLLTHLVFRSLDTEAIDEPDPRLEWSTAAVARVPDLIKELLPTVAATIDELYGDRSQIRAVCADVVRCREIADRVLDGGAAAPDPAERDKYRRIPTQRKPRRPNAVHVLIDQGALEEGDPLTLTTAYPTEAEALAGWLAEDERRSRATWVKHRSRPVLWAADGKRYSPSGLITHMWKLAEWDQRPVANQGTARWLTSTGETLAELAWRVLGGLEEPAPSGEGD; encoded by the coding sequence ATGAGCGGGAAGAAGGCTGGAGACGGCGGCGACAGCGTGGCCCTTCAAGTGCGTCAGGTGGAGCAGGCGCTTCGGACCGTGTACGTGGACGGCGGCCTCCTGCACGTCAGCGATCTGGAAGACAAGTCGCCCCAGGAGCGCGAGCCCCGACTGTTGTCGAGGGCGCTGACGGCCCAGGCCGTACGGATGGTCACCGGCTTCAGCCCGCAGGAGGCGGCGGACACCGTCATAGACGGAATCGCAGACCAGGGAATCGACGCGATTGCGGTGGTGGACGGCCCCGACCCGCACGTCTACCTCGTTCAGGCGAAGTGGAGCCAGTACGGCAAGGCCAAGAGCGAGCGCGAGGCCGTTCTCGAACTGCTGGCAGGGCTGAGGCTCATCGACGACGAGGACTTCGCGCCGTTCAACCCGCGCGGCCGTCGCCTGGCCGAACAGGCCAAGGCCGTCATGTCGCGAGGGCCTGTGCCCGTCACCCAGGTCGTCGTCCTCATGCGCACGGACGAGGTGATCGAGGGCTTCCGGCAGGCGCTGATCAACGGCGAGAAGGAGTTCAACCGATTCGGTGACCTCCTCGACCACGAGATCATCCTCGCTCCCGACGTGTGGGCCTCGGTGCGGAAGGACCTGGCTCCCAAGCCCGTGGAGCTCGACGCCGTCCTCTTCCCGTGGTTCGGGGTCAACGCACCCTACGAGTCGTATCAGGGCGTCGTCGCGGCGGAGATCGTCGCGGAGTGGGCCGAGCACGGCTCCCACCTCTTCAACCTCAACATCCGCAACCCGCTGGGCAGGACATCGATCAACAACGAACTCATAGAGACCCTCACCCAGGAACCCGCGCACTTCCTCTACTTCAACAACGGCATCACCGTGCTGTGCGAGTCGGTCGAGAAGACGTACCAGTCGATGCGTACACCCCACACCTACCCGCTCGCGCTCAAGCTGCACAACGCCAGCGTCGTGAACGGTGCCCAGACCGTCAGGTCCGTGGCCGATGCCGTCGCCGCCGATGACGGCGCAGCCTCCGCTCAGGTGCCCGTCCGGATCATCGTCACCGGCAAGTCGGTCGATTTCGCCAAGCGGACCACCCAGGCGACCAACAGGCAGAACCGGGTGGAGCCACGCGACTTCATCGCGCTCGACCCGGTACAGGCTGCCATCCTGGAAGAGATGCGCGCCGAACTCGGGCTCGACTACAGCGTCCGCCGGGGTGAACTGGACCCGCCCGAGGACACCGGGTGTTCGGTCGTCGAGGCCGCCTGCGCCCTCGCCTGCGCCCACCCGAACAGCCAGTACGCCGCCCGGATGGCCACCACGCTGGACGTGCTCTGGGAGCGCGGCAGCCAGGGCATCTACGACGTGCTCTTCCGGCCGCAGCCCGGGGTGTACCTCCTGTGGAACGGGGTGCAGATCCTGCGCGCCGTCCGCCGAGCGCTCCACACCCTGCGCCCGCGCTATGAAGGCCGCGGCGCCGCACTCGTCGAGCACGGTCCCTACCTGCTCACGCACCTTGTGTTCCGGAGCCTGGACACCGAGGCGATCGACGAGCCGGATCCCAGGCTCGAATGGTCCACTGCCGCCGTGGCACGGGTTCCCGACCTGATCAAGGAACTGCTCCCCACGGTCGCGGCGACGATCGACGAACTCTATGGCGACCGGTCACAGATCCGCGCGGTGTGCGCGGACGTCGTCCGCTGCCGCGAGATCGCCGACCGGGTACTCGACGGCGGCGCAGCGGCACCGGACCCGGCCGAGCGGGACAAGTACCGCCGCATTCCCACACAGCGCAAACCCCGCCGGCCGAACGCCGTACACGTTCTCATCGACCAGGGCGCGCTGGAAGAAGGCGACCCCCTCACCCTGACCACCGCCTACCCCACGGAGGCCGAGGCCCTTGCGGGCTGGCTGGCCGAGGACGAGCGGCGCTCGCGTGCCACCTGGGTCAAGCACCGGTCCCGGCCGGTCCTGTGGGCGGCCGACGGCAAGCGGTACTCGCCGTCCGGACTGATCACACACATGTGGAAGCTGGCCGAGTGGGATCAGCGGCCCGTGGCGAACCAGGGCACCGCTCGATGGCTGACCTCCACCGGCGAGACTCTCGCAGAGCTTGCCTGGCGAGTTCTCGGCGGTCTCGAAGAACCTGCGCCGAGTGGCGAAGGCGACTGA
- a CDS encoding ATP-binding protein, with the protein MTSNPASTGTPTQPAMPTHHFEMRFTSTPRGARLARRLCAERLHAWGIPYGTEPHDVIALLVAGLSANAVQHGRVPGRDFHVRLTVPVQPLAPARIEVTDTRGDRTPEPAPHLPGPDRTEGRGLLLVAALADRWGWGPRPCGAPGKIVWAECDRRSHDARAVLGHM; encoded by the coding sequence ATGACGAGCAACCCCGCCAGTACCGGCACCCCCACCCAACCCGCGATGCCCACCCACCACTTCGAGATGCGGTTCACCTCCACGCCCCGCGGCGCCCGCCTCGCCCGCCGGCTGTGCGCGGAGCGGCTGCACGCCTGGGGGATCCCGTACGGCACCGAGCCGCACGACGTGATCGCCCTGCTCGTGGCCGGGCTCAGCGCGAACGCCGTCCAGCACGGCCGCGTCCCGGGCCGGGATTTCCACGTACGGCTGACCGTGCCCGTGCAGCCCCTCGCTCCCGCGCGGATCGAGGTGACCGACACGCGCGGCGACCGGACACCGGAGCCCGCACCGCACCTGCCCGGCCCGGACCGTACCGAGGGGCGCGGCCTGCTCCTCGTCGCCGCTCTCGCCGACCGCTGGGGCTGGGGCCCGCGCCCCTGCGGGGCGCCCGGCAAGATCGTGTGGGCCGAGTGTGACCGGCGGAGTCACGACGCACGGGCGGTTCTCGGCCATATGTGA
- a CDS encoding helix-turn-helix transcriptional regulator: MRDDDAGAGPESAEPLGAAEPVGQRPEDEPGQGVVTAFGQQLKLFRTRAGLERAEFGKLVGYAAQSIASFEQGRRIPPPRLIDQSDEVLDAGGVLKALKGEVARAQYPAFFRDMARLEAEAVELCAYDTLVVKGLLQTEEYTRAVLGMRRPLLDEETIETRVAARLARHEIFNRWPAPLLSFVMEESVLRRPLGGKAVLRGQLEHLLLIGQKRNVEIQVMPLDREDNAGVDGPFTVITRKGGQQLMYMEVQGRSSLLTDREEARLASARYGIIRSQALSPRETTRFIEKLLGEL; the protein is encoded by the coding sequence GTGCGGGACGATGACGCGGGGGCCGGACCGGAGTCGGCGGAGCCGCTCGGGGCGGCGGAGCCGGTGGGGCAGCGGCCGGAGGACGAGCCGGGGCAGGGCGTGGTCACGGCGTTCGGGCAACAGCTGAAGCTGTTCCGCACCCGGGCCGGACTGGAACGGGCGGAGTTCGGGAAGCTGGTGGGGTACGCGGCGCAGTCCATCGCCTCGTTCGAGCAGGGACGGCGCATCCCGCCGCCGAGGCTCATCGACCAGTCGGACGAGGTGCTGGACGCGGGCGGTGTGTTGAAAGCGCTGAAAGGGGAGGTGGCGCGGGCGCAGTATCCGGCGTTCTTCCGGGACATGGCGCGCCTGGAGGCGGAGGCGGTGGAACTGTGTGCCTACGACACTCTGGTCGTCAAGGGCCTGCTACAGACTGAGGAGTACACACGGGCCGTGCTGGGCATGCGACGCCCGCTGCTCGATGAGGAGACCATCGAGACACGCGTGGCGGCCCGGCTGGCCCGCCACGAGATCTTTAACCGATGGCCGGCTCCCTTGCTGAGCTTCGTGATGGAGGAGTCGGTTCTACGCCGACCCCTGGGTGGCAAGGCGGTCCTGCGCGGGCAACTGGAACACCTGCTGCTCATCGGCCAGAAGCGCAATGTGGAGATCCAGGTCATGCCACTCGACCGCGAGGACAACGCCGGTGTGGATGGCCCCTTCACCGTGATCACCCGCAAGGGCGGGCAGCAACTGATGTACATGGAAGTCCAGGGACGAAGCAGCCTGTTGACTGACCGGGAGGAGGCACGGCTAGCCTCCGCCCGCTATGGGATCATTCGGAGCCAGGCTCTCAGTCCGCGAGAGACCACGAGATTCATCGAGAAGTTGCTGGGGGAGCTATGA
- a CDS encoding ROK family protein, translating into MVYGALDIGGTKIAGALVDAEGCVVARAQRATPARGSAEAMMAAVNSVVDELATHPEWASLFCLGIGSAGPVDTFAGTVSPVNIPAWRSFPLVERVRIHPAVPTGMEPVLVGDAVAMAAAEHWIGAAKDVANALCMVVSTGVGGGLILGGSVHVGTTGNAGHIGHITVDQNGPECPCGALGCVELYASGTAIAAHALESGWTSPAGLPVTAREVEVAARAGDPRALAAFDRAGRALAAAIAATAALVELDLVVIGGGVSQAGEVLFAPLRHHLKSYAVLDFTRDVPVVPAGLALDAGLIGAAAAGASSSGLPRVGVGAKGRSAV; encoded by the coding sequence ATGGTGTACGGAGCGCTGGACATCGGTGGTACGAAGATCGCCGGGGCGCTGGTCGATGCCGAGGGATGCGTGGTGGCGCGGGCGCAGCGGGCGACGCCCGCGCGCGGATCCGCCGAGGCGATGATGGCTGCGGTCAACTCGGTCGTGGATGAGCTGGCCACCCATCCGGAGTGGGCTTCGCTGTTCTGTCTGGGGATCGGGAGCGCCGGGCCCGTGGACACGTTCGCGGGCACGGTGAGCCCGGTCAACATCCCGGCCTGGCGTTCCTTCCCCCTGGTGGAGCGGGTGCGGATCCATCCTGCCGTCCCGACGGGCATGGAACCGGTGCTCGTCGGCGACGCGGTCGCCATGGCGGCGGCAGAACACTGGATCGGTGCGGCGAAGGACGTGGCGAACGCTCTGTGCATGGTCGTGTCGACCGGCGTCGGTGGCGGCCTGATCCTGGGAGGTTCCGTGCATGTGGGGACGACCGGAAACGCCGGCCACATCGGACACATCACTGTCGATCAGAACGGCCCCGAGTGTCCCTGCGGTGCCCTGGGGTGTGTTGAGCTCTATGCCAGTGGGACGGCGATCGCAGCCCATGCGCTGGAATCGGGCTGGACGTCTCCGGCCGGCCTTCCCGTCACCGCCCGTGAGGTCGAGGTAGCGGCCCGCGCCGGTGACCCGAGGGCGCTCGCCGCGTTCGACCGGGCCGGCCGCGCTCTGGCCGCCGCCATTGCGGCGACGGCCGCGCTCGTCGAACTCGACCTGGTCGTCATTGGAGGCGGGGTCTCCCAAGCGGGCGAGGTGCTGTTCGCGCCGCTGCGGCACCACCTGAAGTCTTACGCCGTCCTTGACTTCACCCGTGACGTTCCGGTCGTGCCTGCCGGGCTGGCTCTCGACGCCGGACTGATCGGCGCGGCCGCCGCCGGCGCCTCCTCTTCCGGACTGCCCCGTGTCGGAGTGGGCGCGAAGGGGCGGTCGGCCGTCTGA
- a CDS encoding cellulase family glycosylhydrolase, translating to MNRTRVFSAATLLALAATITSVPVTAQAAERSDGFRVVDGRLVDATGKDFVLRGVNHAHTWYADRTGQSLSDIKALGANSVRVVLSTGTRWTKNDAADVATVVSQCKVDRLVCVLEAHDTTGYGEQSDAASLSEAVDYWLEVASVLKGQEKYVIVNLGNEPHGNAGYSAWTQDTKAAIGRLRAAGFDHTLMVDAPNWGQDWSGTMRENAPAVFASDPDRNTVFSIHMYGVYDTAAEVEEYLGSFVDRGLPIVVGEFGYDHSDGNPDEDAIMATARRLDLGYLGWSWSGNGGGVEYLDLATGFDADRLSAWGERLFNGPDGIRQTSQEAGVYRRGCSITYRLDDWGTGFNADITVRNTGEQALKGWKLDFSLPAGTTVNSAWNASVDQTGRQVRATSESWTESVPVGGAVSFGINVAGAGAVPGSFSLDGVPCAKG from the coding sequence ATGAACAGGACAAGGGTCTTCTCGGCAGCGACACTGCTCGCCCTCGCCGCTACGATCACCTCGGTCCCCGTCACCGCCCAGGCCGCCGAGCGCTCCGACGGCTTCCGCGTCGTGGACGGGCGGCTTGTCGACGCAACCGGCAAGGACTTCGTCCTTCGCGGTGTCAACCACGCACACACCTGGTACGCGGACCGTACCGGGCAGTCCCTCAGCGACATCAAGGCGCTCGGCGCCAACTCGGTCCGAGTGGTCCTCTCCACCGGCACCCGCTGGACGAAGAACGACGCCGCCGACGTCGCGACCGTCGTCTCCCAGTGCAAGGTCGATCGGCTGGTATGTGTCCTGGAGGCCCACGACACCACCGGCTACGGCGAGCAGAGCGATGCCGCCTCCCTTTCCGAAGCCGTCGACTACTGGCTGGAGGTGGCGAGTGTCCTCAAGGGGCAGGAGAAGTACGTCATCGTCAACCTCGGCAATGAGCCCCACGGCAACGCCGGCTACAGCGCCTGGACACAGGACACCAAGGCCGCCATCGGCCGGCTGCGTGCGGCCGGTTTCGACCACACCTTGATGGTCGACGCGCCCAACTGGGGCCAGGACTGGTCGGGCACCATGCGCGAGAACGCCCCTGCCGTCTTCGCCTCCGACCCCGACCGCAACACCGTCTTCTCCATCCACATGTACGGCGTGTACGACACCGCCGCCGAGGTCGAGGAGTACCTCGGCAGCTTCGTCGACCGCGGACTGCCGATCGTGGTCGGCGAGTTCGGCTACGACCATTCGGACGGCAACCCCGACGAGGACGCCATCATGGCCACCGCCCGCCGGCTGGACCTCGGCTACCTCGGCTGGTCCTGGAGCGGCAACGGCGGCGGCGTCGAGTACCTCGACCTCGCCACCGGCTTCGACGCCGACCGGCTGAGCGCCTGGGGCGAGCGCCTCTTCAACGGTCCCGACGGCATCCGCCAGACCTCCCAGGAGGCCGGCGTCTACCGGCGCGGTTGCTCGATCACCTACCGCCTCGACGACTGGGGCACCGGCTTCAATGCCGACATCACCGTCCGCAACACCGGTGAGCAGGCCCTCAAGGGCTGGAAGCTCGACTTCTCCCTCCCGGCCGGCACCACGGTGAACTCCGCCTGGAACGCCTCCGTCGACCAGACCGGGCGGCAGGTCCGCGCCACCAGCGAGTCCTGGACCGAGTCCGTACCGGTCGGTGGGGCTGTGAGCTTCGGTATCAACGTGGCGGGCGCCGGCGCCGTGCCCGGCTCCTTCAGCCTCGACGGCGTTCCCTGCGCCAAGGGCTGA